The following is a genomic window from Sutcliffiella horikoshii.
GACAACGTTGAGATGACTGTTGAACTTATCTCTCCAATCGCTATCGAAGAAGGAACTAAGTTCTCTATTCGTGAAGGTGGACGTACTGTAGGCGCTGGCGTAGTAGCGACTATCCAAGAGTAATCTTTAGATCTGAATAGATCTTCTATAGAAACCGGCATCCCGATTGAGGGGTGCCGGTTTTTTTGTTTCCGAGATTGATATCATAAGGACGATGAAGACAATTCTGAGAGATAAAGCGGGCCGAGATTGTCATCATAAGGTGGATGAAGACAATTCCGAGAAAGAAAGCAGGCTGAGATTGTCATCATAGGGTCAATGAAGACAATTCCGAGAGAGAAAGCTGCATGAGATTGTCATCATAACTGTATTGAGGAAAATTCAGCAGGCAATCCACACAAGAGAGTCCCCCCAAAAACACTTAAATCCAAGCAACCTCCACCATCATAAAACGTCTTTCTTCTATATAAATATCCACCAAATCCTACTGGAAAAAACTGAAACGAATAAATTCCCTGCCCACCGGTTGCAATAAACCTCACTTCTCGTTATAATATGAAAAGTGCTCAGAGATATTTTTGAAATATAGTTGCATTGTCTATTAACACCATGTATAATAGGTAATGTTGGTCTTTGACTGCGATGATGTGAAAGGTTGCTGGCACACCCGGCCGCTTTGCCATGGCGAGTGTGACAGGTTAATTTTCACGGAGAATGTCTATCAATAATATAGGCGAAAAAAGGAGGGAAAAATAATGGCAAAAGAAAAGATTCGCATTCGTTTAAAAGCTTATGATCACAGAATTCTAGATCAATCTTCTGAGAAGATCGTTGAAACTGCAAAACGTTCAGGTGCAACTGTTTCTGGTCCTATTCCGTTACCAACGGAAAGATCTGTATACACAATCTTACGTGCGGTACACAAATATAAAGATTCTCGTGAGCAATTCGAAATGCGCACTCATAAGCGCTTAATCGACATCATTAATCCAACACCACAAACGGTTGACAGCTTAATGCGTTTAGACCTACCATCTGGTGTAGATATCGAAATCAAGCTTTAATCAATAAATACTTAAATAATCTAGGAGGTGTGACTGATGACCAAAGGAATCTTAGGAAGAAAAGTTGGTATGACTCAAGTTTTTGCTGAAAACGGCGATCTTATCCCTGTAACAGTAATTGAAGCTACACCAAACGTAGTACTTCAAGTTAAAACTGTTGAAACAGACGGATATGAAGCGGTTCAGATTGGTTTTGCTGACAAACGCGATAAATTAGCGAACAAGCCTTTAAAAGGACACGTTGCTAAAGCGAACACAGCACCTAAGCGCTTCATTCGAGAAATCAGTGGAGCTAACTTAGAAGTTGGTCAAGAAGTCAAAGTTGATATTTTCGCAGAAGGCGATGTAGTAGATGTAACAGGAATTTCAAAGGGTAAAGGTTTCCAAGGCTCAATTAAACGCCATAACCAATCTCGTGGCCCAATGACTCACGGTTCCCGTTATCACCGTCGTCCTGGTTCTATGGGACCTGTTGCTCCAAACCGTGTATTCAAAGGTAAACTATTACCTGGACGTATGGGTGGAGAGCGCATTACTATCCAGAACCTTGAGATCGTGAAAGTAGACGCAGAACGTAACCTATTACTTGTTAAAGGTAACGTACCTGGTCCAAAAAAATCTTTAATCACAATTAAAAGTGCTATAAAAGCAAACTAATTGTTTAGGAAAGGAGGAACTACAAATGCCTAAAGTAGCATTATACAACCAAGCTGGCGCAAACGTTGGTGAAGTTGAATTAGCAGATGCTGTATTCGGTATTGAGCCAAATAACAGCGTATTGTTCGATGCGATCGTTATGCAAAGAGCATCTCAACGTCAAGGTACTGCAAAAGTAAAAGGACGTTCTGAAGTAGCAGGTGGTGGACGTAAACCATGGCGTCAAAAGGGTACTGGTCGTGCTCGTCAAGGGTCTATCCGCTCTCCACAATGGCGTGGTGGTGGTATCGTATTCGGTCCTACACCAAGAAGCTACAGCTACAAACTTCCTAAGAAAGTTCGTCGCTTAGCTATCAAATCTGCGTTATCATCTAAGGTATTAGAAAACGAACTATTAGTATTAGAAGGATTAGCTTTTGATGCACCAAAAACAAAAGAAATGACTTCTGTATTAAAGGGTTTAGAAATCAATCGTAAAGCGTTGATCGTAACAGCTGACGCTGACGAAAACGTTGCTTTATCTGCTCGTAACATTCCTGGAGTAACAGTTGTTACAGTAACTGGTGTGAACGTATTAGACGTTGTAAACCACGATAAAGTAATCTTTACGAAAGACGCTGTTCAAAAATTAGAGGAGGTGCTTGCATAATGAGAGATCATCGTGATGTTCTTAAGCGCCCCGTGATTACTGAGCGTTCTACAGATTTAATGACTGAAAAGAAATACACTTTTGAAGTAGATGTTAGAGCTAATAAAACTGAAGTTAAAGATGCTGTTGAAGCGATCTTTGGCGTAGACGTTGAAAAAGTAAACATCATGAACTACAAAGGTAAATTCCGTCGTGTAGGTCGTCATAGCGGATTAACTAACCGTCGTAGAAAAGCTATCGTAACTTTAAAAGCTGATAGCAAAGAAATCGAATTCTTCGAGGTTTAATACAAAAAATAAAAACATCATCGAAAAGGAGGGAACATGATGGCGATTAAAAAATACAAACCAACCTCAAATGGACGTCGT
Proteins encoded in this region:
- the rpsJ gene encoding 30S ribosomal protein S10, whose protein sequence is MAKEKIRIRLKAYDHRILDQSSEKIVETAKRSGATVSGPIPLPTERSVYTILRAVHKYKDSREQFEMRTHKRLIDIINPTPQTVDSLMRLDLPSGVDIEIKL
- the rplC gene encoding 50S ribosomal protein L3 is translated as MTKGILGRKVGMTQVFAENGDLIPVTVIEATPNVVLQVKTVETDGYEAVQIGFADKRDKLANKPLKGHVAKANTAPKRFIREISGANLEVGQEVKVDIFAEGDVVDVTGISKGKGFQGSIKRHNQSRGPMTHGSRYHRRPGSMGPVAPNRVFKGKLLPGRMGGERITIQNLEIVKVDAERNLLLVKGNVPGPKKSLITIKSAIKAN
- the rplD gene encoding 50S ribosomal protein L4: MPKVALYNQAGANVGEVELADAVFGIEPNNSVLFDAIVMQRASQRQGTAKVKGRSEVAGGGRKPWRQKGTGRARQGSIRSPQWRGGGIVFGPTPRSYSYKLPKKVRRLAIKSALSSKVLENELLVLEGLAFDAPKTKEMTSVLKGLEINRKALIVTADADENVALSARNIPGVTVVTVTGVNVLDVVNHDKVIFTKDAVQKLEEVLA
- the rplW gene encoding 50S ribosomal protein L23, which codes for MRDHRDVLKRPVITERSTDLMTEKKYTFEVDVRANKTEVKDAVEAIFGVDVEKVNIMNYKGKFRRVGRHSGLTNRRRKAIVTLKADSKEIEFFEV